In the genome of Candidatus Saccharibacteria bacterium oral taxon 488, one region contains:
- the rny gene encoding ribonuclease Y: MVGIVIGGLVGAALGVGGFYAYQRTRQANGKSQIERDIAEAKSKASDIVLKAKDEALKIENERRREWQKTENRLADREQTLDRKLDELDKRAEKLRTHEDEVDNLKEEIRTIRTRQQEKLEKIAGLKKKDAADKLMQMTERDIKNDLVSLVSKLQHEAMDDAEERAQMILLTAMERMSSEVTAERTVTAVKLTDDEMKGRIIGKEGRNIQALQRETGVDILVDDTPGMIVLSSFDPIRRQVARLSLEMLMKDGRIHPARIEEVVAKAKKQIDKEVKQAGEDAMRETGVVGIPKEMQRLLGELKFRTSYGQNVLKHSTEMAQMAGMIAEEIGADVRITKIATLLHDVGKAVTHKIEGKHHHIGAELARKYGMDERIVHAIEAHHDDIEATTPEALIVRVCDAASAARPGARNISAENFAERMRDLENVATSFAGVDKAYAISAGREVRVIVRSEDIDDLSAFKLSRDIATKIESTMQYPGTIKVNVIRETRAIEYAK, encoded by the coding sequence ATGGTAGGAATAGTTATTGGCGGCTTGGTTGGCGCGGCACTTGGCGTGGGCGGTTTTTACGCCTATCAGCGAACAAGGCAAGCTAATGGCAAGTCGCAAATTGAGCGTGACATTGCCGAGGCAAAGAGTAAGGCCAGCGACATTGTCCTGAAAGCTAAGGACGAAGCCTTAAAAATCGAAAATGAGCGCCGGCGCGAGTGGCAAAAGACCGAGAATCGGTTGGCGGATCGCGAGCAGACGCTGGATCGGAAATTGGACGAACTAGATAAGCGGGCGGAGAAGCTGCGTACGCACGAGGATGAGGTTGACAATCTCAAGGAAGAGATTCGCACTATCCGCACGCGTCAGCAGGAGAAGCTCGAGAAGATTGCCGGCCTAAAGAAAAAGGATGCTGCCGACAAGCTCATGCAAATGACCGAGCGCGATATCAAGAACGACCTAGTTAGCTTGGTGTCGAAATTACAACATGAGGCTATGGATGATGCCGAGGAACGGGCGCAGATGATCTTGCTCACAGCGATGGAGCGGATGAGCAGCGAGGTGACAGCTGAGCGAACAGTCACGGCCGTCAAACTGACTGATGATGAGATGAAAGGTCGAATCATTGGCAAAGAAGGCCGCAACATTCAGGCGTTGCAGCGCGAGACTGGTGTCGATATTTTGGTGGATGACACGCCGGGTATGATTGTGCTCTCAAGCTTTGATCCAATTCGCCGGCAAGTGGCTCGCTTGAGCCTCGAGATGCTGATGAAAGATGGCCGCATCCATCCAGCGCGCATCGAAGAAGTCGTCGCCAAGGCGAAAAAACAGATCGATAAAGAAGTCAAGCAGGCTGGCGAGGATGCCATGCGCGAGACGGGCGTCGTCGGCATCCCGAAGGAAATGCAGCGACTGCTAGGTGAGCTGAAATTCCGAACGAGTTACGGGCAGAACGTATTGAAGCATTCCACCGAGATGGCTCAGATGGCTGGAATGATCGCTGAGGAAATTGGTGCCGATGTCCGCATCACGAAAATCGCGACACTGCTGCATGACGTTGGCAAGGCGGTGACGCACAAGATCGAGGGCAAGCATCACCACATCGGTGCCGAGCTAGCGCGCAAATACGGCATGGATGAGCGGATCGTTCACGCCATCGAAGCGCATCACGATGATATCGAGGCGACGACACCAGAGGCACTGATCGTGCGAGTGTGCGACGCTGCCAGCGCTGCTCGGCCAGGAGCGCGCAATATTTCGGCTGAGAACTTTGCTGAGCGGATGCGTGATCTAGAAAATGTAGCAACCAGCTTTGCCGGCGTTGATAAGGCCTATGCGATATCGGCCGGGCGTGAAGTGCGGGTGATTGTCCGGTCAGAGGACATTGATGATCTAAGCGCATTTAAGTTATCGCGCGATATTGCCACCAAGATTGAATCGACCATGCAGTACCCAGGCACCATCAAGGTTAACGTTATCCGCGAAACACGGGCAATCGAGTATGCAAAATAA
- the pncB gene encoding nicotinate phosphoribosyltransferase: MNREPKLSQGLDYYKATMGQLEHAKHPDAEVTFTLKNRAHTLLSEFVSAEELHDRLGNVAHGWQPDEIAYLASLQNQDSTAQFTPEYLDFLRDNPLPPVNIGYDERGDLAVSTTGKWPLVTFWETVVMSELNELYFQNKLAHEGSSLKELYAEGDRRLSEKIDMLKNRPEIKFSDFGTRRRFSYDWQKHVIERVARELPDNFVGTSNIYLAHELGLRPIGTFAHELPMVYAALADKAGDNPLDGHYQVLQDWQQLYGEGLSTALTDTFTTKFFFADFTPEQMASWQALRHDSGDPMEFGDMVIAFYEQHGIDPRQKTIVFSDGLDIETIIKLADYFKDRIKVTFGWGTTLTNDLGVKANNFVMKATAVDGVPTVKLSDVEGKHTGPDDKIEEYKTHVKTAIGHQALRQSVAA, translated from the coding sequence ATGAACCGTGAACCTAAATTATCACAAGGACTAGATTATTATAAGGCGACCATGGGCCAGCTGGAGCACGCCAAGCATCCTGATGCCGAGGTCACCTTCACCTTGAAGAATCGCGCCCATACCCTGCTATCGGAATTTGTAAGCGCAGAAGAATTACACGACCGGCTCGGTAATGTAGCACATGGTTGGCAGCCCGATGAGATCGCCTACCTCGCCAGCCTACAAAATCAAGACAGCACAGCACAATTCACGCCAGAATACCTTGACTTTTTACGCGACAATCCCCTACCACCTGTTAACATTGGTTATGATGAGCGCGGTGATTTAGCGGTTAGTACTACAGGCAAATGGCCACTGGTTACATTTTGGGAAACAGTGGTCATGAGCGAGCTGAACGAATTATATTTCCAGAATAAACTTGCCCATGAAGGTAGTTCACTAAAAGAACTATATGCCGAAGGAGATCGGCGCTTAAGCGAGAAAATTGATATGTTAAAAAATCGCCCAGAAATCAAGTTCTCGGACTTCGGTACACGACGACGGTTCAGCTACGACTGGCAAAAGCACGTCATTGAACGCGTTGCACGTGAACTTCCTGATAATTTCGTTGGCACCTCAAATATTTATTTGGCACATGAGCTTGGCTTGCGGCCAATTGGTACATTCGCACATGAATTACCGATGGTTTACGCGGCACTGGCCGACAAGGCTGGCGACAATCCGTTAGATGGCCACTATCAGGTACTCCAAGATTGGCAGCAACTGTATGGCGAAGGTTTGTCAACTGCCTTAACTGACACGTTTACGACTAAGTTCTTTTTCGCTGACTTCACGCCGGAGCAAATGGCTTCATGGCAAGCCCTGCGTCATGACTCTGGTGACCCGATGGAGTTTGGTGACATGGTGATTGCATTTTACGAGCAGCACGGTATCGATCCGCGCCAAAAGACAATCGTCTTTAGTGATGGACTGGATATCGAGACAATTATCAAACTGGCTGATTATTTCAAGGATCGTATCAAGGTAACATTTGGCTGGGGCACAACACTGACAAACGACCTCGGAGTTAAGGCAAATAATTTCGTCATGAAAGCCACTGCGGTTGATGGCGTGCCGACAGTTAAACTGAGCGACGTTGAAGGTAAGCACACGGGCCCAGACGATAAAATTGAAGAATATAAAACACATGTAAAAACAGCGATCGGACATCAGGCGTTACGCCAATCGGTTGCCGCATGA
- a CDS encoding type II/IV secretion system protein: MRISDSSIEKILRQGEVISESQLAELKMEAERTHHSLQTIILERKVLSEVQLGQKIGEYINVPFVTIEPKDIPDDVLKRIPEHIARQYNVVLFAADDNGVLSLAMEDPDDVQALNFIQKEIGYNIKVFLATKNNILDCLENYRGNITDELDEVVSIQSGAESDSQNVSEEEISENSPIAQTVNLLLEYAIKSGASDIHIEPREDFVQVRYRIDGVLKEVNKLPRNVQGALVSRIKILSNLKIDERRVPQDGRFKIKVSGKQYALRVSTLPIADGEKIVMRILDESNQAVALDSLGYWGLSLSTLKDAMAQPNGMILVTGPTGSGKSTSLFSVLSELNTPDVNISTIEDPVEYKIPGVNQTQTNSKAGMTFASGLRALLRQDPNIIMVGEIRDGETANLGVQAALTGHLVFSTLHTNNAATCLPRLLDMGIEPFLIASTVKAVIGQRLVRRLCMHCRQQYVPDAGELAYIVQMFNLKQGSMQRLHALEQQAAADKIGGNTPLGSTDVTIQYLWRPNPEGCDECGHNGFKGRVGIYEVLGISIPIQKMITANATSNEIQQQAITEGMVTMQTDGFVKSLRGVTTLEEVLRATREQ, from the coding sequence ATGCGCATTTCTGACAGTAGTATTGAGAAGATTTTGCGCCAGGGTGAGGTAATTTCTGAGTCACAGCTGGCCGAGTTAAAGATGGAGGCGGAGCGCACGCACCATTCATTGCAGACGATTATCTTGGAGCGCAAGGTCTTGAGCGAGGTCCAGCTCGGGCAAAAGATTGGTGAATATATCAATGTGCCGTTTGTGACCATTGAGCCAAAGGATATCCCTGATGACGTCCTCAAGCGCATCCCCGAGCACATCGCTCGCCAGTATAATGTTGTGTTGTTTGCGGCCGACGATAACGGTGTCTTGAGTTTGGCGATGGAAGATCCGGATGATGTGCAGGCGCTGAACTTCATCCAGAAAGAGATTGGCTATAACATCAAGGTGTTCCTGGCGACAAAAAATAACATTCTTGACTGCCTGGAGAATTATCGCGGTAATATTACCGATGAGCTGGATGAGGTGGTGTCAATCCAGAGCGGTGCTGAATCAGATTCACAAAACGTCTCTGAGGAGGAGATTTCTGAGAATTCGCCGATCGCCCAGACGGTTAACTTGCTGCTGGAATATGCTATCAAGTCGGGTGCCTCAGATATCCACATTGAGCCGCGTGAGGATTTCGTCCAGGTTCGTTACCGAATTGATGGTGTGCTCAAGGAAGTAAATAAGTTGCCGCGCAATGTCCAAGGTGCGCTGGTTAGCCGCATCAAGATCTTGTCAAACCTAAAAATTGATGAACGCCGCGTGCCGCAAGATGGTCGCTTTAAGATCAAGGTTTCGGGTAAGCAGTACGCGCTGCGTGTGTCGACGCTGCCGATCGCTGATGGCGAGAAAATCGTCATGCGTATTTTGGACGAGTCCAACCAGGCAGTTGCCCTCGATAGCCTTGGCTATTGGGGGTTGTCGCTGAGTACACTTAAAGACGCTATGGCGCAACCAAATGGTATGATCTTGGTGACCGGGCCAACTGGTTCGGGAAAGTCGACTAGCTTGTTTAGTGTGCTATCAGAACTTAATACGCCAGATGTGAATATCTCAACCATTGAAGATCCGGTTGAATACAAGATCCCCGGGGTTAACCAAACCCAGACTAACTCAAAAGCCGGCATGACCTTCGCTTCAGGACTGCGCGCACTGCTCCGCCAAGACCCGAACATCATCATGGTTGGTGAGATTCGCGACGGCGAGACCGCCAACCTCGGTGTGCAGGCAGCGCTGACTGGACACTTGGTGTTCTCAACCCTCCACACCAATAATGCAGCGACCTGTCTGCCGCGCCTATTGGACATGGGAATTGAGCCGTTCTTGATCGCTTCGACGGTCAAGGCGGTGATCGGCCAGCGCTTGGTGCGGCGGCTGTGTATGCATTGTCGTCAGCAGTATGTGCCGGACGCTGGGGAGCTCGCCTACATCGTTCAGATGTTTAATCTCAAGCAGGGCTCGATGCAGCGGCTGCACGCACTGGAGCAGCAGGCGGCGGCTGATAAGATTGGTGGCAATACACCGCTCGGCTCGACTGACGTGACGATTCAATATTTATGGCGGCCAAATCCCGAGGGTTGCGATGAGTGCGGCCATAACGGCTTCAAGGGGCGCGTCGGTATCTACGAGGTTCTCGGTATTTCGATTCCAATCCAAAAGATGATCACCGCCAATGCCACCAGTAATGAGATTCAGCAGCAGGCGATTACTGAAGGAATGGTGACAATGCAGACGGACGGTTTTGTCAAGTCGCTGCGTGGCGTGACAACGCTAGAGGAAGTTTTGAGAGCAACAAGGGAGCAATAA
- a CDS encoding type II secretion system F family protein, with protein MTKFKYIATKNNNQPINGELEASSRASAIQLIQAQGMRLVDLKEAGDEKKGFRFGGGKKSVPTEELVGFTRQLSTMVSAGVPILRSLNSMAQHAESPHFREILNAVSKEIEGGASFADALSKHPEAFSDVYVNMVRAGETGGILDDILKRLALQQEKNSSMKKKIKSAMTYPMVLIVITIGAFFGLMIFVLPMIGKTIKDLAGEDAELPALTQILMSISQFMVSFWYIIFPLLFGGVYALLRYIKSPGGKVKFHHFVLKAPIISKIIRKVAVARFTRTFSALIGAGVSVLEALEVTARAVGNTVYQDSLLDAAKRIKNGEVLSRIINEREDLYPPIVGQMLAVGEETGQTDKVLVKVADFYEEEVDAAISGLSSTIEPVMIVFMGGMVGLIAAAVMMPITGLANQIKG; from the coding sequence ATGACAAAATTTAAATATATCGCAACTAAAAATAACAATCAGCCGATCAACGGCGAGCTAGAAGCCAGTAGCCGCGCCAGTGCTATCCAGCTCATTCAAGCTCAGGGTATGAGGTTGGTCGACCTCAAGGAGGCTGGTGACGAGAAGAAAGGTTTTCGCTTTGGGGGTGGCAAGAAGTCAGTGCCGACCGAGGAGCTGGTTGGTTTTACCAGGCAGCTTAGTACCATGGTGTCTGCCGGTGTACCGATTCTCAGGTCGCTCAACTCAATGGCGCAGCACGCCGAGAGTCCGCATTTTCGCGAGATTTTGAACGCAGTATCTAAGGAGATTGAAGGCGGTGCCTCGTTCGCTGATGCGCTGAGTAAGCACCCCGAGGCCTTCAGCGATGTGTACGTGAACATGGTGCGGGCTGGTGAAACGGGTGGTATTTTGGACGATATTTTGAAGCGCCTGGCCCTGCAGCAGGAAAAGAACTCATCAATGAAAAAGAAGATCAAGAGTGCTATGACCTATCCGATGGTGCTGATAGTCATCACCATCGGGGCGTTCTTTGGTTTGATGATTTTTGTCTTGCCAATGATTGGCAAGACGATTAAGGATCTGGCGGGCGAGGACGCAGAGCTGCCGGCACTGACGCAGATACTGATGAGTATCAGCCAGTTTATGGTGAGTTTTTGGTATATTATTTTCCCGTTATTATTTGGCGGTGTGTATGCGCTTCTTCGCTATATCAAGTCGCCAGGAGGCAAGGTTAAGTTCCATCATTTCGTCCTGAAAGCGCCGATCATCAGCAAGATTATTCGCAAGGTGGCGGTGGCACGGTTTACCCGTACCTTCTCGGCGCTGATTGGTGCGGGCGTGTCGGTACTGGAGGCACTGGAGGTGACGGCCCGGGCAGTCGGCAACACAGTATATCAAGATTCATTGCTTGATGCTGCCAAGCGCATTAAGAATGGCGAGGTTTTGTCGCGGATTATCAATGAGCGCGAAGACCTCTATCCGCCAATCGTTGGCCAGATGCTGGCGGTCGGTGAGGAAACGGGGCAGACGGATAAGGTGCTGGTCAAGGTGGCGGATTTTTATGAAGAAGAGGTTGATGCGGCGATTAGCGGTTTGAGCTCGACGATTGAGCCGGTGATGATCGTCTTTATGGGCGGTATGGTCGGCTTGATCGCGGCAGCGGTGATGATGCCGATTACTGGGTTAGCAAATCAAATTAAGGGGTAG
- a CDS encoding NUDIX domain-containing protein, giving the protein MKYTKPYVPPTLTVDAVIFQISSGALEVLLLKRPNEPFKGEWALPGGYNAKGETTTAALRRIVTQKTGVDVESDLSYIEQLYTFDTVDRDPRGHAVSVTYLGCGRAITLDEATSHATFFDVHNLPPLAYDHASIVEYARERLIAKLTYTNAVSAFLERRFTLTQLQNAYEIIFDREFDKRNFRKKFLGLSLIHETDELWRDGAHRPAKLYEFNSQNLETLSRSFD; this is encoded by the coding sequence ATGAAATACACGAAACCATACGTTCCACCGACGCTCACCGTTGATGCAGTGATATTTCAAATTAGCAGCGGCGCACTAGAAGTCCTACTCCTAAAGCGCCCCAACGAACCGTTCAAGGGTGAATGGGCGCTACCCGGCGGATACAATGCCAAGGGCGAGACGACCACAGCCGCACTGAGACGTATCGTTACCCAAAAAACGGGCGTAGATGTTGAGAGTGACCTGAGCTATATTGAGCAGCTCTATACCTTTGACACGGTTGACCGTGACCCACGAGGACATGCTGTATCGGTGACGTACCTCGGGTGTGGACGCGCTATCACGCTCGACGAGGCGACGTCACATGCAACATTTTTTGATGTACATAATCTACCGCCGCTGGCTTATGATCACGCCAGCATTGTTGAATACGCCAGAGAACGACTGATCGCCAAGCTAACATATACGAATGCTGTGTCGGCATTTCTGGAGCGGCGTTTTACCCTGACCCAACTACAGAACGCCTATGAAATTATCTTTGATCGTGAATTTGACAAGCGTAATTTTCGCAAAAAATTCCTCGGCCTCAGTCTCATTCATGAAACCGACGAGTTGTGGCGTGACGGCGCACATCGTCCAGCAAAACTATACGAGTTTAATTCCCAAAACCTCGAGACGTTATCGCGGAGCTTTGATTAG
- a CDS encoding pilus assembly protein PilM: MANIFYKSKPIIGLDINKAGVRVMSVDMARMTVHGYGAIELDPAKDESDDRAEYLCGKINQMFEKNIVGRLGSNRVVLGLPTTKTYARTFALPIKQENKIEEAVNLEVEQYVPMPLDSLYVDHQIIKRGKENLSVLMCAVPQKIVDEQLAIVESCGIEVAMIEPSINAVARLLERTKEGSLPTVIVDIGPATTDIAILDAAIRVTGGLNIGGNTLTLDIAKKLNVPLETAHQFKVLNGLNTGPRQEKITEALKPSLQRIIGEIQKVIRYYTDRFPDESRLEQVLIVGSGSSVPGLGEYFTGELTLPARVASPWQSLNFNNLAPPAKQLRPRFMTAAGLSLVRAEEIWHD; this comes from the coding sequence GTGGCAAATATTTTCTACAAGTCAAAGCCGATCATCGGGCTTGATATTAACAAGGCCGGCGTTCGGGTAATGTCAGTCGATATGGCGCGGATGACGGTGCACGGATACGGCGCAATTGAGCTGGATCCGGCGAAGGACGAGAGCGATGACCGGGCAGAGTATCTCTGCGGCAAGATTAATCAAATGTTTGAAAAGAATATTGTTGGGCGGCTCGGCAGTAACCGCGTGGTGCTGGGACTACCGACGACCAAGACATATGCACGTACCTTTGCGCTGCCGATCAAGCAGGAAAATAAGATTGAAGAGGCGGTGAATCTCGAGGTTGAACAGTATGTGCCGATGCCGCTTGATTCGCTCTACGTCGATCATCAGATTATCAAGCGCGGCAAAGAAAATTTATCAGTCTTGATGTGCGCGGTGCCGCAAAAGATCGTTGACGAGCAGCTAGCGATTGTTGAGTCATGCGGTATTGAGGTGGCGATGATTGAGCCGAGTATCAATGCGGTGGCGCGACTACTTGAGCGAACCAAAGAGGGGTCGCTACCAACAGTTATCGTTGACATCGGCCCGGCGACGACTGATATCGCTATTCTTGATGCGGCAATTCGCGTGACCGGTGGTCTAAACATTGGTGGCAATACATTGACGCTTGACATCGCGAAAAAATTGAACGTACCACTTGAGACGGCGCACCAATTCAAGGTGCTTAATGGCCTCAACACTGGCCCGCGCCAAGAAAAAATTACCGAGGCACTAAAGCCGAGTCTGCAGCGGATCATCGGTGAAATCCAGAAAGTTATTCGTTACTACACCGATCGCTTCCCGGATGAATCGCGCCTTGAACAGGTGCTAATCGTTGGTAGCGGCAGTAGCGTGCCGGGGCTTGGTGAGTACTTTACGGGCGAGCTGACCTTACCAGCACGAGTGGCTAGTCCGTGGCAGTCGCTGAACTTTAATAATTTAGCACCACCGGCCAAACAGCTACGACCGCGGTTCATGACGGCAGCTGGTTTGTCGCTAGTGCGAGCGGAGGAGATTTGGCATGATTAA
- a CDS encoding NUDIX domain-containing protein → MRSGWLPHEEWLKTQDTRIASAALLIENSAGELLTVKAYYKTHWSLPGGMVDAGETPLQAALRETQEEVGLVVAEEEVSFFAVASRSSDKGLAHQYVFKAVLDDERLERIVLQQSEIDAYQFLSRDAVLASNEGFAWSIPHWALHRPGGYVETRIVDSDDERQEAVTQFVGFGS, encoded by the coding sequence ATGAGAAGTGGTTGGTTGCCGCATGAGGAGTGGCTGAAGACGCAGGACACTCGGATCGCCAGCGCCGCACTGCTGATCGAAAATTCAGCGGGCGAGCTGCTCACAGTCAAGGCGTATTACAAGACGCATTGGAGTCTGCCTGGTGGTATGGTTGACGCTGGCGAAACGCCGCTACAGGCAGCACTTCGCGAAACCCAGGAAGAGGTCGGTCTAGTGGTTGCTGAGGAGGAAGTTTCGTTTTTTGCGGTGGCGTCACGCTCCAGCGACAAAGGGCTGGCGCATCAGTATGTGTTCAAGGCAGTACTGGACGATGAGCGGCTGGAGCGAATTGTCTTGCAGCAGTCAGAAATTGATGCTTATCAGTTCCTGAGTCGTGATGCAGTGCTGGCAAGCAATGAAGGATTCGCGTGGTCAATACCGCATTGGGCTCTTCATCGGCCAGGCGGTTATGTCGAGACGCGAATCGTTGACAGCGATGACGAACGTCAAGAGGCGGTTACGCAATTCGTGGGATTTGGTTCGTAG
- a CDS encoding 2,3-bisphosphoglycerate-dependent phosphoglycerate mutase: MMGILVISRHGESEWNLLGKWTGWTDVGLTEKGRADTVRLGALLKDIRFDEAYTSALQRTHQTLDALLEGRGKGSLPTTQAAELNERDYGDLTGKNKWEVKAEIGEEAFNGIRRGWDYPVPGGETLKDVYARVVPYFEREILPKLQAGENILLVAHGNSIRALMKHLDHVPEADMAHVEMPFGQLLVYTFEPTSDLPTNKDVLSVEIEAVNA, from the coding sequence ATGATGGGAATATTGGTTATCAGTCGACACGGCGAGAGTGAATGGAATCTGCTCGGCAAGTGGACGGGCTGGACTGACGTGGGACTTACGGAAAAGGGGCGGGCCGACACAGTGCGGCTGGGTGCTCTACTCAAAGACATCAGGTTTGATGAGGCGTATACGTCGGCGCTGCAGCGGACGCACCAAACGCTGGACGCATTGCTCGAGGGGCGCGGTAAGGGCAGTTTACCAACAACGCAGGCGGCCGAGCTGAACGAGCGTGATTATGGTGATCTGACCGGTAAAAATAAGTGGGAAGTCAAGGCTGAGATTGGCGAGGAAGCGTTCAATGGCATCCGACGCGGTTGGGACTATCCGGTGCCGGGCGGTGAAACGCTTAAAGACGTCTATGCGCGGGTCGTGCCATACTTTGAGCGAGAAATTCTACCGAAATTACAGGCGGGTGAGAACATTCTATTGGTGGCGCATGGTAATTCTATCCGTGCGTTAATGAAGCACCTCGACCACGTACCAGAAGCAGATATGGCCCATGTGGAAATGCCGTTTGGTCAGTTACTGGTTTACACCTTTGAGCCGACGTCTGATCTACCGACGAATAAAGACGTGCTGTCGGTGGAGATTGAGGCGGTGAACGCGTAG
- a CDS encoding HAD-IA family hydrolase, producing MNDSVISAILFDVGGVLVSDYDIQSDLRNALHNPDHFDQQWPKALHDYESGFIDESVFLRRLGCDHPSPEQYDRLTRGFRDHQVYFQNVITFARSLTTHGLQIGILSNAMPSHSAILQQAGIYDGFRPCLLSWQIGYHKPERGAFTSALSALNLSDHPEHVLFIDNHQNNLDAAAACGMHTLLAMRQATQAQTEQTIIMGITDKLLSLGVVL from the coding sequence ATGAACGATTCAGTAATTTCAGCAATCCTTTTTGATGTTGGTGGTGTACTTGTAAGTGACTACGACATCCAAAGTGACCTGAGAAACGCCCTGCACAACCCCGATCATTTCGACCAACAATGGCCAAAAGCCTTGCACGACTACGAAAGTGGTTTCATAGACGAGAGCGTATTTCTGCGGAGGCTAGGTTGTGATCATCCATCCCCAGAGCAATACGATCGGCTAACTCGTGGCTTCCGTGATCATCAAGTATACTTCCAAAATGTCATCACATTTGCACGTTCATTGACGACGCATGGACTACAGATCGGTATCCTCAGCAATGCTATGCCGAGCCACTCTGCTATCTTGCAGCAAGCAGGTATCTATGACGGTTTTAGACCATGTCTTTTATCGTGGCAGATTGGTTACCACAAACCTGAACGGGGTGCATTTACATCTGCCCTCTCAGCATTAAACCTATCTGACCATCCAGAGCACGTACTGTTTATTGACAATCATCAAAATAATCTCGACGCAGCAGCGGCTTGTGGCATGCATACCCTCCTCGCAATGCGCCAAGCAACACAAGCGCAAACTGAGCAAACGATCATTATGGGAATAACCGATAAACTACTATCCCTTGGCGTTGTGCTATGA
- the tsaE gene encoding tRNA (adenosine(37)-N6)-threonylcarbamoyltransferase complex ATPase subunit type 1 TsaE, translated as MNQIITSTAAMQRLGQVIGRSLKGGEVIELVGDIGAGKTTLTKGVAKGLDITEPVQSPTFTISRVYQSPGGLTLAHYDFYRLGEAGIMAEEIHEVTMQPQTVTVIEWAGAVEQVLPADRLTARILAIDEQSRRVTLSAGGPTSQALLAVISAADEESA; from the coding sequence ATGAACCAAATTATTACCAGCACCGCAGCGATGCAGCGGCTGGGTCAAGTGATTGGGCGCAGCCTGAAGGGTGGTGAGGTGATTGAGCTGGTCGGGGACATCGGCGCTGGCAAGACGACGCTAACGAAAGGTGTTGCCAAGGGGCTCGACATTACTGAACCGGTGCAGAGCCCAACATTTACTATTTCCCGTGTGTACCAGTCGCCGGGCGGCTTGACGCTGGCTCATTATGATTTTTATCGATTGGGTGAGGCGGGCATCATGGCGGAGGAAATTCATGAGGTAACCATGCAACCACAGACCGTGACAGTGATTGAGTGGGCTGGTGCCGTCGAGCAGGTGCTGCCAGCCGATCGACTGACAGCGAGGATTCTAGCAATTGACGAACAGTCGCGGCGTGTCACGCTGAGTGCTGGCGGGCCGACGAGCCAGGCACTCCTCGCGGTAATCAGCGCGGCGGACGAGGAGTCGGCGTGA
- a CDS encoding isochorismatase family protein has translation METVNPTRNVLVAVDVQHDFIDGSLAVAEGKQVVTPLNTIAETVRHHDGQVVFTRDWHPAKTPHFSNFGGQWPVHCVAGTTGAAFHDKLDVRPDDIVINKGMGQTDGYSGWEGQSDTGETLETIITPRTPHEKVKVFLGGLATDFCVKATALDIANHFRDDARVSIHLLREAIRAVGLTPTDEEEALAAMKEAHVLAVSTSEAKTMIERSVQ, from the coding sequence ATGGAAACAGTAAACCCAACCCGAAATGTACTTGTTGCCGTTGATGTGCAGCATGATTTTATCGATGGCAGCCTAGCAGTTGCCGAGGGTAAGCAGGTCGTTACCCCGCTCAATACCATCGCCGAGACGGTGCGGCACCATGATGGACAAGTGGTTTTTACTCGCGACTGGCACCCCGCTAAAACACCACATTTTAGTAATTTTGGTGGCCAGTGGCCAGTTCATTGTGTCGCTGGCACAACCGGCGCTGCCTTTCATGATAAGCTTGACGTGCGACCCGATGACATTGTTATCAACAAAGGCATGGGTCAAACTGACGGGTATTCTGGTTGGGAGGGTCAAAGTGACACAGGCGAGACGCTGGAGACCATCATCACACCACGAACACCTCACGAGAAGGTTAAAGTATTTCTCGGCGGGCTCGCAACTGACTTTTGCGTCAAAGCGACTGCTCTGGATATTGCCAACCACTTCCGAGACGATGCGCGCGTTTCCATCCATCTACTGCGAGAGGCTATCCGTGCTGTTGGACTCACACCAACTGACGAAGAAGAGGCCTTAGCCGCCATGAAAGAGGCCCACGTTCTCGCGGTTTCAACCAGTGAGGCTAAAACGATGATCGAAAGGAGTGTTCAATGA